The region TCCCCCGCTTAAATTATATGGATGTTCATCTTTTAATTTATCCACATTAAGAAGTTTAAGGCAATCTGAAGTTCTTTTATTTACTTCTTCCTCTGGCAGCTCCATTTGCATAAGCCCAAATGCTACTTCTTCAAAAACTGTAGGGCAAAATAACTGAGCATCAGAATTTTGAAATACAAATCCCAATCTTTTATGAAATAATTTTAAGACTTTGCTATCCTTTAACGCACTCTCATTTATTTCACTATTATCAAATATATATTTGCCATGACCCCCAAAAATAATGCCATTTAGAAGCTTCAAGAAAGTTGATTTTCCACTTCCATTAGGTCCTATAATGGCTACAGACTCTCCTTCTTTTATATGGACATTTACATTATCAAGAGCTATTTTATTCTTATACGTAAATGAAATATTTTCTAGTTCTATCATAAATAATTCTCCTCGATTTTTTTAGTAAGCTATATAAAAAAACAAACTAAGTGAAACTATATTTATTGCTAAATATATATAATCGATTTTCTTTAATTTTAAATTTACCTTTGTGGTGTATTCACCTACAAAACCCCTGCATTCCATGGCATGAAACATCTCTTCACTCATTTTGTAAGACTTTATAAATAAATTTCCTATAATTCCTGTGAGAGACTTATATTTATTACTAGTTACACCAATTGATCTAAGTCTCAATGCATATAATAGATTAAGAGAATGTTCACCTAGAAGAAGGATGTATTTTATTGTTATGTCCATAATCCAT is a window of Clostridium pasteurianum DNA encoding:
- a CDS encoding energy-coupling factor ABC transporter ATP-binding protein gives rise to the protein MIELENISFTYKNKIALDNVNVHIKEGESVAIIGPNGSGKSTFLKLLNGIIFGGHGKYIFDNSEINESALKDSKVLKLFHKRLGFVFQNSDAQLFCPTVFEEVAFGLMQMELPEEEVNKRTSDCLKLLNVDKLKDEHPYNLSGGEKKRVAIASVLAMNPEVIALDEPMNGIDPKGKRFLKELLVDLNKSGKTIICATHDFEYIKGVFHRAIVFSEDHKIIRDGEYENIINDKEFLRKCNII